The Geobacillus genomosp. 3 genome segment GATGCGTCAAAATCAGAAAAATGATTTTTGAAACGAAAAAGGACGATCGGATGATCGCCCTTTACTTCAACTTCGCGCGCAAATACGCGTCGATGAACACATCGATTTCCCCATCCATGACCGCCTGCACGTTGCCGACCTCGACGTTCGTCCGATGGTCTTTGACAAGCGAATACGGATGGAAGACGTACGAACGGATTTGGCTGCCCCAGCCGATTTCTTTTTGCTCGCCGCGCAGCTCAGCAAGTTCCGCTTGCTGCTCCTCGAGTTTCTTTTGATACAACTTCGCTTTTAACATGTTCATCGCTTTTTCACGGTTTTTAATTTGCGACCGCTCCGACTGGCACGTCACAACGATCCCTGTCGGCACGTGGGTGATGCGCACCGCCGAGTCGGTCGTGTTGACGTGCTGCCCGCCCGCGCCGCTCGAACGGTACGTGTCGATTTTCAACTCTTCCGGCCGGATTTCGATCTCAATGTTATCGTCCATCTCCGGCACGACTTCGCACGAGACGAACGACGTATGGCGGCGGCCCGAGGCGTCAAACGGGGAGATGCGCACGAGCCGGTGCACCCCTTTTTCCGCCTTTAAGTAGCCGTACGCGTTATGCCCTTTAATGAGGAGCGTCACGCTTTTCACCCCGGCTTCCTCGCCCGGAAGGTAATCAAGCGTCTCGACTTTAAACCCTTTCTTCTCCGCCCAGCGCGTGTACATGCGCAACAGCATCGACGCCCAGTCTTGCGACTCCGTGCCGCCCGCGCCCGGGTGGAGCTCTAAAATCGCGTTATTTTTATCGTACGGCTCGTTGAGCAGCAGCTGCAGCTCAAACTCGCTAAAGTCTTTCGTCAATTGTTTCGCTTCCGCGACAAGCTCATTTTGCAGCTCGTCATCCGGTTCTTCTTTGAGCAACTCATACGTCACTTCCAAGTTTTCAAACCGCTCTTGCAATGATTCAAATTGGCCGACAAGATCTTTGAGCACATTCGCTTCGGAAATGACCGCCTGTGCCGCCTTTTGGTCATCCCAAAAGTTGGACGCCGCCATTTGCTCCTCTAATTCACGAATGCGCGCCTGCTTCGCATCGAGGTCAAAGAGACCCCCTGATTTCCGCTAATCGCTTAGCCATTTTCTCGAGCTCTTGCTTAATTTCCACCAAATCGATCATGTTGCCTCACCTCATCATGAATATAGTATGCAGTTGGCCGTTGTCTGCCATTCAAAAGGGAGGCATCGCCCCCCTCATTATTTATAAACGGTTAGACCGCTCTTCCGCAACAATGTTTATATTTTTTCCCGCTGCCGCACGGACACGGATCGTTGCGGCCGACGCGCACCGCCCGGCGCACCGGTTTTCGCTTCGGCTCTTCACCGTCTTCTTTCGGATGCACGGCCTCGCCTTTCGCCACTTCTTGGCGTTCGAGGTTTTG includes the following:
- the prfB gene encoding peptide chain release factor 2 (programmed frameshift) — translated: MDLVEIKQELEKMAKRLAEIRGSLDLDAKQARIRELEEQMAASNFWDDQKAAQAVISEANVLKDLVGQFESLQERFENLEVTYELLKEEPDDELQNELVAEAKQLTKDFSEFELQLLLNEPYDKNNAILELHPGAGGTESQDWASMLLRMYTRWAEKKGFKVETLDYLPGEEAGVKSVTLLIKGHNAYGYLKAEKGVHRLVRISPFDASGRRHTSFVSCEVVPEMDDNIEIEIRPEELKIDTYRSSGAGGQHVNTTDSAVRITHVPTGIVVTCQSERSQIKNREKAMNMLKAKLYQKKLEEQQAELAELRGEQKEIGWGSQIRSYVFHPYSLVKDHRTNVEVGNVQAVMDGEIDVFIDAYLRAKLK